In Actinomadura luzonensis, a single window of DNA contains:
- a CDS encoding DUF3039 domain-containing protein: MSTKILPEQETTPRTSHGDGDHERFAHYADKHKITESMVTGTPIRALCGKVWVPSRDPKKYPVCPECKEIYEGLPTGGGDQGDNKQ, translated from the coding sequence GTGAGCACGAAGATCCTTCCAGAGCAGGAAACCACGCCGCGGACGTCGCACGGCGACGGCGATCACGAGCGGTTCGCGCACTACGCGGACAAGCACAAGATCACCGAGAGCATGGTCACCGGCACGCCCATCCGCGCCCTGTGCGGCAAGGTCTGGGTGCCCAGCCGCGACCCGAAGAAATACCCGGTGTGCCCGGAGTGCAAGGAGATCTACGAGGGCCTGCCGACCGGCGGCGGCGACCAGGGCGACAACAAGCAGTGA
- a CDS encoding zinc metalloprotease, with protein MTRRATAVSSACLLAVALAPPAASSAAVPALRAACAATPSGGSPALPGRFRERARAGAATSAPGPRSPQPQDVSFVAAELGRRLAGVTPPTKITVPTRVHVLTRGHRKVSDQDIRSQIAVLNAAYGGAFGGADTGVRFHLESIAVKDEPAWFADPVGAEQAMKTALHKGGRATLNLYIAQLSELMLGFASYPYWYEGAPKLDGVVIDWRSLPGGPMTNYNRGFTAVHEIGHWLGLFHTFENGCAEPGDGIDDTPAEATATEACPAEKDTCGQPGHDPMRNFMDYAHDRCMAEFTAGQARRMQEMWAAYRNIPEK; from the coding sequence ATGACCCGGCGCGCGACCGCCGTCTCGTCGGCATGCCTGCTCGCGGTGGCGCTCGCGCCGCCGGCCGCGTCCTCGGCAGCCGTCCCGGCTCTCCGCGCCGCCTGCGCCGCCACGCCCTCCGGCGGGTCCCCTGCGCTCCCGGGCCGGTTCCGGGAGCGGGCGAGGGCCGGGGCCGCCACGAGTGCGCCGGGGCCGCGTTCGCCGCAGCCGCAGGACGTCTCCTTCGTCGCGGCCGAGCTGGGCCGGCGGCTGGCGGGCGTCACGCCGCCCACGAAGATCACCGTGCCCACCCGCGTCCACGTGCTCACCCGGGGCCACCGCAAGGTCTCCGACCAGGACATCAGGAGCCAGATCGCGGTGCTCAACGCCGCGTACGGCGGCGCCTTCGGCGGCGCCGACACCGGCGTGCGCTTCCACCTGGAGAGCATCGCCGTCAAGGACGAGCCCGCCTGGTTCGCCGACCCCGTCGGCGCCGAGCAGGCCATGAAGACCGCGCTGCACAAGGGCGGCCGGGCCACGCTCAACCTCTACATCGCCCAGCTCAGCGAGCTGATGCTGGGCTTCGCCAGCTACCCCTACTGGTACGAGGGCGCCCCGAAGCTGGACGGCGTCGTCATCGACTGGCGCAGCCTGCCCGGCGGCCCGATGACGAACTACAACCGGGGCTTCACCGCCGTGCACGAGATCGGCCACTGGCTCGGCCTGTTCCACACCTTCGAGAACGGCTGCGCCGAGCCCGGCGACGGCATCGACGACACCCCTGCCGAGGCGACCGCCACGGAGGCGTGCCCCGCCGAGAAGGACACCTGCGGCCAGCCGGGCCACGACCCGATGCGCAACTTCATGGACTACGCCCACGACCGCTGCATGGCGGAGTTCACCGCCGGCCAGGCGCGGCGCATGCAGGAGATGTGGGCGGCGTACCGGAACATCCCCGAAAAGTAA
- a CDS encoding MFS transporter encodes MTAPKTLDAPHETPRLFGAAYRIATFGILLVVTLIAFEGMSVGVVMPDVARDLDALNLYGLSFSAFLVSSLFANVVAGLFSDRRGFAVPFVAGLALFVTGMALAGAAQSAMMFLAARAVQGLGGGASFVALFVMIARVYPADLRPKAFAAVSAAWVVPSMVGPAIAGSVAGQWGWRYVFYGIVPLVVPALLMLLPSLKRSSGTGEEAAAGPRSRPLAMTLAAAATAGGAGVLLHGVDRLHLTPVAGVAETVAGLAFLLYGLYRLLPPGALRLARGLPTTVLMRGFLSASFFGVNSFIPLALQEVKGFGVREAGIALTTGALGWSAGSYLQSRRTGEPHLRLRFAAACVTVAVLLALLAVLPGVTGWVMVPAWIVAGLGMGVGMATVSVTALKQSPVNEQGANSAALTVTDMLGSALSIGVGGALVNLIGHSPAQIATGFVVICLLMAVIGASGTALAGRTR; translated from the coding sequence GTGACAGCACCAAAGACACTCGACGCCCCCCACGAAACACCCCGGCTCTTCGGTGCCGCCTACCGCATCGCCACGTTCGGCATCCTGCTCGTCGTCACGCTCATCGCCTTCGAGGGCATGTCGGTCGGCGTCGTCATGCCGGACGTCGCCCGCGACCTGGACGCCCTCAACCTCTACGGATTGAGCTTCTCCGCCTTCCTGGTCTCCAGCCTGTTCGCGAACGTGGTGGCCGGGCTCTTCTCGGACCGGCGCGGGTTCGCGGTGCCGTTCGTGGCGGGGCTGGCGCTGTTCGTGACCGGCATGGCGCTGGCCGGGGCGGCGCAGTCGGCGATGATGTTCCTCGCGGCGCGGGCCGTGCAGGGGCTCGGGGGCGGGGCGTCGTTCGTGGCGCTGTTCGTGATGATCGCCCGGGTGTACCCGGCGGACCTGCGGCCGAAGGCGTTCGCCGCGGTCTCGGCCGCCTGGGTGGTGCCGTCCATGGTCGGCCCCGCGATCGCCGGGTCGGTCGCCGGCCAATGGGGCTGGCGGTACGTCTTCTACGGCATCGTCCCGCTGGTCGTGCCCGCGTTGCTGATGCTGCTGCCTTCGCTCAAGCGCTCGTCCGGCACCGGTGAGGAGGCCGCGGCCGGTCCCCGCTCGCGGCCGCTCGCCATGACGCTGGCCGCCGCCGCCACTGCGGGCGGCGCGGGCGTCCTGCTGCACGGCGTGGACCGCCTGCACCTGACGCCCGTCGCCGGCGTCGCCGAGACCGTCGCCGGGCTCGCGTTCCTGCTCTACGGCCTGTACCGGCTGCTGCCCCCGGGCGCGCTCCGCCTGGCCCGCGGGCTGCCCACGACCGTGCTCATGCGCGGCTTCCTGTCGGCCTCCTTCTTCGGCGTGAACTCCTTCATCCCGCTCGCGCTGCAGGAGGTGAAGGGGTTCGGGGTGCGGGAGGCCGGGATCGCGCTGACGACCGGCGCGCTGGGCTGGTCGGCGGGATCGTACCTGCAGAGCCGCCGGACGGGGGAGCCGCACCTGCGGCTCAGGTTCGCCGCGGCCTGCGTCACCGTGGCCGTCCTGCTGGCGCTGCTCGCCGTGCTGCCCGGGGTGACGGGCTGGGTCATGGTGCCGGCCTGGATCGTGGCCGGGCTCGGCATGGGGGTCGGCATGGCGACCGTCAGCGTGACCGCGCTCAAGCAGTCGCCGGTCAACGAGCAGGGGGCCAACTCGGCGGCGCTGACCGTCACCGACATGCTCGGCTCGGCGCTGTCCATCGGCGTGGGCGGCGCGCTGGTCAACCTCATCGGGCACTCCCCGGCGCAGATCGCCACCGGGTTCGTCGTCATCTGCCTCCTCATGGCGGTCATCGGGGCGAGCGGCACGGCGCTCGCCGGTCGCACCCGCTGA